Proteins from one Bacteroides mediterraneensis genomic window:
- a CDS encoding phosphoribosylaminoimidazolesuccinocarboxamide synthase: protein MSKALTKTDFHFPGQKSVYHGKVRDVYNINDEKLVMVATDRISAFDVVLPEGIPYKGQMLNQIAAKFLDATTDICPNWKLATPDPMVTVGVMCQGFPVEMIVRGYLCGSAWRAYKSGVREICGVRLPEGMRENEKFPHPIITPTTKAEMGMHDEDISKEEILARGLATPEEYAILEKYTLALFERGTQMAAERGLILVDTKYEFGKHNGEIYLMDEIHTPDSSRYFYSEGYQERFEKEEPQKQLSKEFVREWLMANGFQGKEGQQVPEMTPAIVESISDRYIELFEHITGESFVKGDTDNLAKRIEKNVTDYLLL, encoded by the coding sequence ATGAGCAAAGCATTAACAAAAACAGACTTCCACTTTCCTGGACAGAAAAGTGTGTATCACGGAAAAGTACGTGATGTGTACAACATCAACGATGAAAAGTTAGTAATGGTTGCTACCGACCGTATCTCGGCATTCGATGTCGTGCTGCCGGAAGGTATCCCTTATAAAGGACAGATGCTGAACCAGATTGCGGCTAAATTCCTGGACGCTACCACAGACATCTGCCCGAACTGGAAACTGGCTACTCCCGACCCGATGGTTACCGTGGGCGTGATGTGCCAGGGATTCCCTGTAGAAATGATTGTACGTGGCTATCTTTGCGGAAGCGCATGGCGTGCCTACAAGAGCGGCGTGCGTGAAATCTGCGGTGTGCGTCTGCCGGAAGGCATGAGAGAAAACGAGAAGTTCCCTCATCCGATCATCACTCCGACCACCAAGGCCGAAATGGGTATGCACGACGAAGATATCTCCAAAGAAGAAATCCTGGCCAGAGGATTGGCTACTCCGGAAGAATATGCCATCCTGGAGAAATATACACTGGCGTTGTTTGAACGCGGTACTCAGATGGCGGCTGAACGTGGCCTGATTCTGGTAGACACGAAATATGAATTCGGAAAGCACAACGGCGAAATCTACCTGATGGACGAAATCCATACACCGGACTCCAGCCGTTACTTCTACTCAGAAGGTTATCAGGAACGCTTCGAAAAAGAAGAACCGCAGAAGCAGCTTTCAAAGGAATTCGTACGCGAATGGCTGATGGCCAACGGCTTCCAGGGCAAGGAAGGACAGCAGGTGCCTGAAATGACTCCGGCCATCGTGGAATCTATCAGCGACCGCTACATCGAGTTGTTTGAGCACATCACGGGCGAAAGCTTCGTAAAAGGTGACACAGACAACCTGGCCAAACGTATCGAAAAGAACGTAACTGACTATTTGTTGCTTTAA
- the ubiE gene encoding bifunctional demethylmenaquinone methyltransferase/2-methoxy-6-polyprenyl-1,4-benzoquinol methylase UbiE, translating into MSHYPQENIKPYNEKEGKAAQVEKMFDHIAPAYDNLNHLMSWGIDKSWRRKAIRLLEPYHPQHIMDVATGTGDFAIQACQMLQPAELIGTDISEGMMNVGREKVKQLGLDQQISFAKEDCTALSFPENRFDAITVAFGIRNFEHLDKGLKEMYRVLVPGGHLVILELSEPAHFPMKQGYALYSKFVIPAMGWLLSKDRSAYTYLPESIKAFPQGEVMQEIIRKAGFSEVKFKRLTMGTCTLYFATK; encoded by the coding sequence ATGTCTCATTACCCACAAGAAAATATCAAGCCATACAACGAAAAAGAGGGCAAGGCTGCCCAGGTAGAAAAAATGTTCGACCACATCGCACCGGCATACGACAACCTGAACCACCTGATGTCATGGGGCATCGACAAAAGCTGGCGACGGAAGGCTATCCGCCTGCTGGAACCTTATCATCCCCAGCACATCATGGACGTGGCTACCGGCACGGGCGACTTCGCCATCCAGGCCTGCCAGATGTTGCAACCGGCCGAGCTGATTGGTACGGATATCTCGGAGGGCATGATGAACGTGGGACGCGAGAAGGTGAAACAGCTGGGACTCGACCAACAGATTTCTTTTGCGAAAGAAGACTGTACGGCACTGTCCTTCCCCGAAAACCGGTTTGATGCCATCACGGTGGCATTCGGAATCCGCAACTTCGAGCATCTGGACAAGGGCCTGAAAGAGATGTACAGAGTACTGGTGCCCGGCGGACATCTCGTCATTCTGGAACTGTCGGAACCGGCACATTTCCCCATGAAACAGGGTTACGCACTTTATTCCAAATTCGTGATACCGGCCATGGGCTGGCTGCTCTCGAAAGACCGCAGCGCCTATACTTACCTGCCCGAATCAATCAAGGCTTTCCCCCAAGGAGAAGTCATGCAGGAAATTATCCGGAAGGCCGGCTTCAGCGAGGTAAAGTTCAAACGACTGACCATGGGTACATGTACACTCTATTTTGCGACAAAATAA
- a CDS encoding shikimate dehydrogenase has protein sequence MKKFGLIGYPLGHSFSKNFFNEKFHSENIDAEYVNFEIPTIEEFPQIIKTNPNLVGLNVTIPYKEKVISYLDELDKDAQAIGAVNVIKIEHTKGGPKLIGYNSDIIGFVRSIEALLEPYHKKALILGTGGASKAIHQGLKQLGLETLFVSRSKHNDEVITYEEITPEIMQDYKVIVNCTPVGMYPKADECPNIPYELLTPQHLLYDLLYNPNTTLFMKKGSDQGAIVKNGLEMLLLQAFGAWDIWNS, from the coding sequence ATGAAAAAATTTGGCTTAATCGGTTATCCGCTTGGACATTCTTTTTCCAAGAACTTTTTCAATGAAAAATTCCATTCAGAAAATATTGACGCGGAATACGTGAACTTTGAGATTCCGACCATTGAAGAATTTCCGCAAATCATCAAGACCAACCCCAATCTGGTGGGCCTGAATGTGACCATCCCTTACAAGGAAAAAGTGATTTCGTATCTGGATGAACTGGACAAAGACGCGCAGGCAATCGGGGCTGTCAATGTCATCAAAATAGAGCATACCAAAGGGGGCCCCAAACTGATTGGCTATAATTCCGACATCATCGGGTTTGTCCGTTCCATCGAGGCCTTGCTGGAACCTTACCACAAAAAAGCGCTGATTCTGGGTACAGGCGGAGCCTCAAAAGCCATTCATCAAGGGTTGAAACAGCTGGGGCTGGAAACGCTGTTCGTATCGCGCAGCAAACACAATGATGAAGTTATTACGTACGAAGAAATTACACCCGAAATCATGCAGGACTACAAGGTGATTGTGAACTGTACGCCGGTGGGCATGTATCCGAAGGCCGACGAGTGTCCGAATATCCCCTACGAACTGCTGACTCCACAGCATCTGTTGTACGACCTGCTCTACAATCCGAACACCACGCTTTTCATGAAGAAGGGAAGCGACCAGGGAGCCATCGTCAAAAACGGGCTGGAAATGCTCTTGTTGCAGGCTTTCGGGGCATGGGATATCTGGAACAGCTAA
- a CDS encoding alpha/beta hydrolase, whose product MTTKKKILWSAGIVILLVVGIVVGGGLYLIDFALRPENRGKNMVESETFMRKEYPQIVQWLDSLEEHHALRDTFILAPDGIRMHAFYAHASRPTARTAIIVHGYTDNAIRMFHIGYLYNHSLDCNILLPDLRYAGLTEGDAIQMGWLDRKDVKQWIDVAPALFGDSLQAVVHGISMGAATTMMLSGDATPDYVTCFVEDCGYTSVWDQFSKELKGLFGLPPFPLLYTASWICQLQNGWNFQEASALLQVAKCRKPMLFIHGDNDDFVPTWMVYKLYEAKPAPKELWITEGVDHAHSYKLYPDEYTERVKAFTEKYLH is encoded by the coding sequence ATGACCACAAAAAAGAAAATCCTCTGGTCGGCAGGCATCGTGATACTGCTGGTCGTGGGAATCGTCGTCGGGGGAGGTCTCTACCTGATTGATTTTGCGCTCCGCCCGGAAAACCGGGGGAAAAACATGGTGGAATCTGAAACTTTCATGCGAAAGGAATATCCTCAGATTGTCCAATGGCTGGACAGTTTGGAGGAACATCATGCGCTCCGGGATACGTTTATCCTCGCGCCCGACGGCATCCGGATGCATGCGTTTTATGCACACGCTTCCCGCCCTACTGCCCGCACGGCGATTATCGTGCACGGCTATACGGACAATGCCATCCGCATGTTTCACATCGGGTATCTCTACAACCATTCGCTGGACTGTAATATCTTGCTGCCGGACTTGCGCTACGCAGGACTGACGGAAGGGGATGCCATCCAGATGGGGTGGCTGGACCGGAAGGACGTGAAGCAATGGATAGACGTGGCACCGGCTTTGTTCGGTGATTCCTTGCAGGCGGTGGTGCATGGCATCTCCATGGGGGCGGCCACTACCATGATGCTGTCGGGGGATGCAACACCCGACTACGTGACTTGCTTCGTGGAAGACTGCGGCTACACCAGTGTATGGGACCAGTTCAGCAAGGAACTGAAAGGATTGTTCGGCTTGCCTCCTTTCCCGTTGCTCTACACGGCCAGCTGGATCTGCCAGCTACAGAACGGATGGAACTTTCAGGAGGCATCGGCTTTGTTGCAGGTAGCGAAATGCCGCAAGCCGATGCTGTTCATCCACGGTGACAACGACGACTTTGTACCGACGTGGATGGTGTACAAGCTTTATGAGGCCAAACCAGCTCCCAAAGAGCTGTGGATTACAGAGGGCGTGGACCATGCCCATTCCTACAAACTGTATCCGGACGAATACACGGAACGGGTAAAGGCTTTTACGGAAAAATACTTGCACTGA
- a CDS encoding NAD(+) synthase encodes MRFGFVKVAAAIPAVKVADCKFNAQQTEKQIVVADGKGVQIIAFPELNLTGYSCGDLFAQSLLLEQAEFALMQIVNNTRQLDIISIVGMPVMVNSTLMNCAVIFQKGKILGLVPKTYLPNYKEFYEQRWFTPSVAHPDSTTVRLCGQVVPMSARLLFDTPEVCFGVEICEDVWAPVPPSSTLVLKGAEIIFNLSADTENICKHQYLRSLLAQQSARCLAGYVFSSCGFGESTTDVVFAGNALIYENGSLLAASERFSFEEQLVISEIDVERLRGERLVNTTFAASVRTHQEMPVQHISTELVSSRELSLTRPVEPHPFVPSGSRQLDERCEEIFSIQVAGLAKRLVHTHCKTVVLGISGGLDSTLALLVCVKTFDKLGLPRKGIVGVTMPGFGTTDRTYHNALSLMASLQVTTKEISIKDACIQHFQDIGQDMSVHDVTYENGQARERTQILMDYANKLGGLVIGTGDLSELALGWATYNGDHMSMYGVNASIPKTLVRYLVNWVAQTGVDTLSRNTLLDIIDTPISPELIPADENGNIKQKTEDLVGPYELHDFFLFHFLRFGFRPAKIFYLAEIAFRGTYDSTTIKKWLTNFYRRFFAQQFKRSCLPDGPKVGSVSLSPRGDWRMPSDASAALWLKECEELQA; translated from the coding sequence ATGAGATTTGGTTTTGTAAAAGTGGCGGCTGCTATTCCTGCCGTGAAGGTAGCCGACTGCAAGTTTAATGCGCAGCAGACAGAGAAACAGATTGTCGTTGCCGATGGGAAGGGTGTACAGATTATCGCTTTTCCGGAATTGAACCTGACCGGATATTCCTGTGGAGATTTGTTTGCCCAGAGCTTGTTGCTGGAGCAGGCGGAGTTCGCCCTGATGCAGATAGTCAACAACACACGTCAGCTGGATATTATTTCCATTGTCGGCATGCCGGTCATGGTGAATTCCACTCTGATGAATTGTGCGGTGATTTTTCAGAAGGGAAAGATTCTGGGACTTGTGCCTAAGACTTACCTTCCTAACTATAAAGAATTTTATGAGCAGCGTTGGTTCACTCCGTCGGTGGCTCATCCCGATTCCACCACCGTCCGTCTCTGCGGACAGGTGGTTCCCATGAGTGCCCGTTTGCTCTTCGATACGCCAGAGGTCTGCTTTGGCGTAGAAATCTGCGAGGATGTATGGGCACCCGTCCCCCCCAGTTCCACACTGGTACTGAAAGGAGCCGAGATTATCTTCAACCTGTCGGCCGATACGGAAAATATCTGTAAGCACCAGTACCTCCGTTCTTTGTTGGCGCAGCAATCGGCGCGGTGCCTGGCGGGATACGTATTCTCTTCCTGCGGTTTTGGCGAATCGACTACCGACGTGGTTTTCGCGGGGAATGCCCTGATTTACGAAAACGGCAGTCTGCTTGCCGCTTCCGAACGTTTCTCTTTCGAAGAACAGCTGGTCATCAGTGAGATTGATGTGGAGCGCCTGAGAGGGGAACGCTTGGTGAACACTACGTTTGCGGCCAGCGTACGGACTCATCAGGAGATGCCGGTACAGCATATCAGTACGGAACTGGTTTCTTCGCGTGAACTGAGTCTGACCCGTCCGGTAGAACCTCATCCTTTCGTGCCTTCAGGCAGCCGTCAGCTGGACGAGCGCTGCGAGGAAATCTTCTCCATTCAGGTGGCCGGATTGGCCAAACGTCTGGTGCATACCCATTGCAAGACCGTCGTATTAGGTATTTCCGGGGGGCTGGACTCCACGCTGGCCTTGTTGGTCTGTGTCAAGACCTTCGACAAGCTGGGCTTGCCGCGAAAAGGAATCGTGGGAGTGACCATGCCGGGTTTCGGAACCACCGACCGCACGTATCACAATGCCCTTTCCCTGATGGCTTCTCTGCAAGTGACTACGAAAGAAATCAGCATCAAGGATGCCTGCATCCAGCATTTTCAGGATATTGGTCAGGACATGTCGGTACACGATGTGACTTACGAGAACGGACAGGCCCGCGAGCGGACGCAGATTCTGATGGATTACGCCAACAAGCTGGGCGGACTAGTCATCGGTACCGGCGACCTGTCGGAACTAGCCTTGGGATGGGCTACCTACAACGGCGACCACATGTCAATGTACGGCGTGAATGCCAGCATCCCCAAGACCTTGGTACGCTATCTGGTCAATTGGGTGGCACAGACGGGAGTGGATACCTTGTCCCGCAATACCCTGCTCGACATCATCGATACCCCAATCAGTCCGGAACTGATTCCAGCCGACGAGAACGGCAACATCAAGCAGAAGACCGAAGACTTGGTAGGTCCTTACGAGCTGCACGACTTCTTCCTGTTCCATTTCCTACGTTTCGGCTTCCGTCCGGCCAAAATCTTCTATCTGGCTGAGATTGCTTTCCGCGGCACGTACGACAGCACGACCATTAAGAAATGGCTGACGAATTTTTACCGTCGTTTCTTTGCCCAGCAGTTCAAGCGTTCTTGCTTGCCCGACGGTCCGAAAGTAGGTTCCGTTTCCTTGAGTCCGCGGGGCGACTGGCGCATGCCGAGCGATGCCAGTGCAGCGCTGTGGCTGAAAGAATGTGAGGAACTTCAGGCTTGA
- a CDS encoding Fur family transcriptional regulator, translated as MTAYEYLLDHQIKPSVQRIAIMDYLLKHKTHPCIDEIYTALCKEIPTLSKTTVYNTLKLFVEHGAAKMLTIDEKNACFDGDMQPHAHFQCKVCNKIYDVPVKMDPSEAEMFQKDGFIVEEVHQYYKGICPECASKDIMKN; from the coding sequence ATGACAGCATACGAATATTTGCTCGACCACCAGATTAAGCCTTCGGTACAACGCATTGCCATCATGGATTATTTGCTGAAGCATAAAACCCATCCATGCATTGACGAAATTTATACGGCGTTGTGCAAAGAGATTCCTACGCTCTCCAAGACCACAGTATACAATACCCTCAAGCTGTTCGTGGAGCATGGTGCGGCAAAGATGCTGACCATAGATGAAAAAAACGCTTGTTTTGACGGCGACATGCAGCCGCATGCACATTTTCAGTGCAAGGTATGCAACAAAATATATGATGTACCTGTAAAGATGGACCCGAGTGAAGCCGAAATGTTCCAGAAAGACGGATTCATCGTGGAAGAGGTACACCAGTATTACAAAGGCATCTGCCCGGAATGTGCCAGCAAAGACATAATGAAGAACTAA
- a CDS encoding NADH peroxidase — protein MKKFICTVCGYIYEGEAAPEKCPMCKAPASKFKELEEAEGGLQFVDEHVIGVAKGCDDEMIKDLNNHFMGECTEVGMYLAMSRQADREGYPEVAEAFKRYAWEEAEHAAKFAELLGDCVWDTKTNLEKRMNAECGACEDKKRIATRAKQLNLDAIHDTVHEMAKDEARHGKGFEGLYNRYFKK, from the coding sequence ATGAAGAAATTTATCTGTACTGTTTGTGGTTACATCTATGAAGGTGAAGCAGCTCCTGAAAAATGTCCGATGTGTAAAGCTCCTGCTTCTAAGTTCAAAGAACTGGAAGAAGCTGAAGGTGGCTTGCAGTTCGTAGACGAACACGTTATCGGCGTAGCTAAAGGTTGCGACGACGAAATGATTAAGGACCTGAACAACCACTTCATGGGTGAATGTACTGAAGTTGGTATGTACTTGGCCATGAGCCGTCAGGCTGACCGCGAAGGTTATCCGGAAGTTGCAGAAGCTTTCAAGCGCTATGCTTGGGAAGAAGCTGAACACGCTGCTAAATTCGCCGAACTGCTGGGTGACTGCGTATGGGATACTAAGACAAACCTTGAAAAGCGTATGAACGCTGAATGTGGCGCTTGCGAAGACAAGAAGCGTATCGCCACTCGCGCTAAACAGCTGAACCTGGATGCTATCCATGACACTGTTCATGAAATGGCTAAAGACGAAGCTCGTCACGGAAAAGGTTTCGAAGGTCTGTACAACAGATATTTCAAGAAATAA
- a CDS encoding DUF418 domain-containing protein, with translation MENVQKKERILAIDALRGFAVMGIILLHNIEHFNFYSFPEPASPALAHLDKTLWDMLFFLFSGKAYAIFALLFGFTFYLQSRSAAKRGEDFKGRYMWRLVLLLGFGFVNSLFFPGEILVLYAILGFILVPVRHWKNRSLLILSVILMLQPVEWIKVVCGWLSPDYAPRQMIFSLGDVYPQLGGDSWWEMVKMNFTIGQLASLNWAWCYGRVFQTCALFVLGLWIGRMGYFDSSSETALGRSRNFWTYVLCFSLPLAVGFYFVKTFVFSLVSQPLMLDSLKTILNSWYNFCFMLIMVSGFLLLYWMGKGKIQKILVPYGRMSLTDYIMQSVIGSFLYFGYGLAWHQYCGTTVSLLVGIVFFLLQLAFAHWWFRHFKRGPLEAIWHKLTWLGRTVS, from the coding sequence ATGGAAAACGTACAGAAAAAAGAGCGGATCCTGGCCATTGATGCGCTGAGGGGATTTGCCGTAATGGGGATTATTCTGCTCCATAACATCGAACATTTCAATTTTTATTCTTTTCCCGAACCTGCTTCTCCTGCATTGGCTCATTTGGATAAAACGCTGTGGGACATGTTGTTTTTCTTGTTCTCAGGGAAGGCTTACGCCATTTTTGCCTTGCTGTTTGGTTTCACTTTCTATTTACAGAGCCGTAGTGCTGCCAAGCGTGGAGAGGATTTTAAGGGACGCTACATGTGGAGACTGGTGCTGCTGTTGGGATTCGGGTTTGTGAATTCCCTGTTCTTCCCCGGTGAGATATTGGTGCTTTATGCCATTTTAGGCTTTATTCTGGTACCCGTCCGTCATTGGAAGAACCGGTCTTTGCTGATACTTTCCGTCATACTGATGCTTCAGCCGGTGGAATGGATAAAAGTGGTGTGTGGATGGCTCAGTCCGGACTATGCACCCCGCCAGATGATTTTTTCGTTGGGAGACGTATATCCGCAGCTGGGAGGCGATTCCTGGTGGGAAATGGTGAAAATGAACTTTACTATCGGACAGCTGGCCAGTTTGAACTGGGCCTGGTGTTACGGAAGGGTTTTCCAGACTTGTGCCTTGTTTGTACTCGGCCTGTGGATAGGCAGGATGGGCTATTTTGATTCCTCTTCAGAAACGGCGTTGGGGCGCTCTCGCAACTTCTGGACCTACGTGTTGTGTTTTTCTCTCCCGCTGGCAGTGGGGTTTTATTTTGTCAAGACCTTCGTTTTCTCGTTGGTGTCTCAGCCTTTGATGCTGGACAGCCTGAAGACCATCCTGAATTCCTGGTATAATTTCTGTTTCATGCTGATCATGGTTTCTGGGTTTCTGTTGCTTTACTGGATGGGTAAGGGCAAGATACAGAAGATTCTGGTGCCCTACGGAAGAATGAGTCTGACCGATTACATCATGCAGTCAGTTATCGGGAGTTTCCTGTATTTCGGTTACGGATTGGCTTGGCATCAGTATTGCGGTACGACGGTCAGCCTGTTGGTGGGAATTGTTTTCTTCCTGTTGCAGTTGGCTTTTGCCCATTGGTGGTTCCGGCATTTTAAGCGTGGCCCGTTGGAGGCCATTTGGCACAAGCTGACTTGGCTTGGAAGGACAGTCAGTTAA
- the secG gene encoding preprotein translocase subunit SecG yields MYLLFVVLMVLAAVLMCFVVLIQNSKGGGLSSSFASSNQIMGVRKTTDFIEKLTWGLAAFMVIVSVATAYVVPSQAEGSSVIMEQAVKEQKTNPLNAPAGFAAPQKDAAATTAPAAATDSTKN; encoded by the coding sequence ATGTATTTATTATTTGTCGTATTAATGGTACTTGCAGCTGTATTGATGTGCTTTGTGGTATTGATACAGAATTCAAAAGGAGGAGGCCTTTCTTCCAGCTTTGCATCTTCCAATCAGATTATGGGAGTTCGTAAGACAACCGATTTTATTGAAAAACTGACTTGGGGTCTGGCTGCATTTATGGTGATTGTCAGTGTGGCTACTGCATACGTGGTTCCTTCTCAGGCAGAAGGTTCTTCAGTCATCATGGAACAGGCAGTGAAAGAACAGAAGACCAATCCGTTGAATGCTCCTGCTGGTTTTGCTGCTCCTCAGAAAGATGCAGCTGCTACAACTGCTCCGGCTGCTGCAACTGATTCTACCAAGAATTGA
- a CDS encoding tetratricopeptide repeat protein: MIQQRLQEWIEHPELLGTESLYELKRLLERYPYFQTARILYLKNLFLLHDPSFQEELRKGALFVADLSVLFYAIEGEHFVIRQHTEKSGELVAGAEDRTLDLIDRFLSDTSGATTDSLLPLPAEAVDYTSVLAEEFPAEGAEAVPLKGQELIDNFIEKASKEEGKGEISLMEDTSFGEALPLKEEEEKSLEKEGEPEEAEGEQSEPEDEENYFTETLAKIYVKQQRYDKALEIIKKLNLKYPKKNTYFADQIRFLEKLIINAKSK; encoded by the coding sequence ATGATACAGCAGCGGTTACAAGAGTGGATTGAGCACCCGGAATTGTTGGGAACGGAAAGCCTTTACGAGTTGAAAAGGCTCTTGGAGCGCTATCCTTATTTTCAGACTGCCCGGATTTTGTATCTGAAAAATTTGTTCTTGCTGCACGACCCTTCTTTTCAGGAGGAATTACGCAAGGGAGCTTTATTCGTGGCCGATTTAAGCGTATTGTTTTATGCCATCGAAGGCGAACATTTCGTTATCAGGCAGCATACGGAAAAATCCGGAGAGCTTGTAGCAGGGGCGGAAGATAGAACCTTGGATTTGATTGACCGTTTCTTGTCGGATACCAGTGGAGCAACCACGGACAGCCTGCTTCCGTTGCCGGCAGAAGCTGTGGACTATACCTCCGTACTGGCAGAGGAGTTTCCGGCTGAAGGGGCGGAAGCTGTACCATTGAAAGGACAGGAACTGATTGACAACTTTATTGAAAAGGCTTCGAAAGAAGAAGGGAAAGGAGAAATCTCCTTAATGGAGGATACTTCCTTCGGCGAAGCGCTTCCTTTGAAGGAAGAAGAGGAAAAGTCTCTGGAAAAGGAGGGGGAGCCGGAAGAGGCTGAAGGGGAACAGTCCGAGCCGGAGGATGAGGAGAATTATTTCACGGAAACCTTGGCTAAAATTTATGTTAAACAGCAACGATATGATAAGGCGCTGGAAATTATTAAAAAATTAAATTTGAAATATCCGAAAAAAAATACTTACTTTGCAGACCAAATCAGGTTTTTAGAGAAGTTGATTATTAACGCTAAATCAAAATAA
- the lptE gene encoding LptE family protein encodes MGLNKKYIRLTKYVLPVVLCILTACTVSYKFNGSSINYDKVKTISFQNFPNRSAAFVWGPMESMFNTALQDKYMQQTRLKQVRQGGDLELSGEITNYDAYNKGVGSDGYSTMAELRMTVNVRFVNNSNHAEDFSDQQFTASREYNASQQLSSVQEELVQQMIDEIVEQIFNATVANW; translated from the coding sequence ATGGGCTTGAATAAAAAATATATCCGACTGACAAAATATGTGCTTCCGGTGGTATTGTGCATTCTGACTGCATGCACCGTGTCTTATAAGTTTAATGGGTCTTCCATCAATTACGATAAGGTGAAGACTATCAGTTTCCAGAACTTCCCGAACCGTTCGGCTGCCTTTGTATGGGGCCCGATGGAGTCTATGTTTAATACGGCTTTGCAGGATAAATACATGCAGCAGACCCGTTTGAAACAGGTGCGTCAGGGGGGTGACTTGGAACTTTCGGGTGAGATTACCAATTACGATGCCTACAACAAGGGAGTTGGTTCCGACGGTTATTCTACGATGGCTGAGTTGAGAATGACTGTGAATGTGCGGTTTGTGAACAATTCAAACCACGCGGAAGATTTCTCTGACCAGCAGTTTACGGCTAGCCGCGAATATAATGCGAGCCAGCAGCTGTCGTCTGTACAGGAGGAGCTTGTGCAGCAGATGATTGATGAAATTGTAGAGCAGATATTTAATGCCACAGTAGCCAACTGGTAA
- a CDS encoding sigma 54-interacting transcriptional regulator, which translates to MVKSEIQNVKLRFGIIGNCEGLNRAIDVAMQVAPTDLSVLVTGESGVGKESFPQIIHQFSRRKHGPYIAVNCGAIPEGTIDSELFGHEKGAFTGAISDRNGYFAEANGGTIFLDEVGELPLSTQARLLRVLETGEYIKVGSSKVQKTDVRIVAATNVDFSEAIADGRFREDLYYRLNTVPIKVPALRERPDDIPLLFRKFAADFAEKYRMPAIQLTDDARRLLVSYTWPGNIRQLKNITEQISIIETNRDITADILQGYLPAQPVSKYPTLLGGLKPEGEKGFQSEREILYQVLFDMRRDVTELKKLVHDIMAERAGGAPMTPASTTPVHYIPETPVSLMQTPSVVLNPVTEVGKVSNVTSVGNVSPVTSGVKVTSADVSDVQDTEEYVEENLSLDEVEKEMIRKALERHHGKRKNAANDLKISERTLYRKIKEYGLE; encoded by the coding sequence ATGGTGAAATCAGAAATACAGAATGTGAAACTGCGGTTCGGCATTATCGGAAACTGTGAAGGCTTGAATCGGGCCATTGATGTGGCTATGCAGGTGGCTCCTACGGACCTGTCTGTACTGGTTACGGGTGAAAGTGGTGTCGGAAAGGAAAGTTTTCCGCAGATAATTCATCAGTTTAGTCGGAGGAAGCACGGTCCGTATATTGCGGTCAACTGTGGGGCCATTCCCGAAGGTACGATTGACTCGGAACTGTTCGGCCATGAAAAAGGAGCTTTTACGGGAGCTATCAGCGACCGTAACGGATATTTTGCCGAGGCAAACGGCGGGACCATCTTCCTGGATGAGGTGGGAGAATTGCCTCTCTCTACACAGGCTCGTTTACTTCGTGTGCTGGAAACCGGAGAATATATAAAGGTAGGCTCGTCCAAGGTGCAGAAAACGGATGTACGTATTGTGGCTGCCACAAACGTGGATTTCTCTGAAGCCATAGCCGACGGGCGGTTTCGTGAAGATTTGTATTATCGTTTGAATACAGTGCCTATCAAGGTGCCGGCCTTGCGTGAACGTCCGGATGATATTCCTCTCCTGTTTCGGAAGTTTGCGGCTGATTTTGCGGAAAAATACCGGATGCCGGCTATCCAGCTTACGGACGATGCCCGGCGTTTGCTGGTGTCTTATACATGGCCAGGAAACATCCGGCAGCTGAAGAACATTACCGAACAGATTTCCATTATTGAGACCAATCGTGATATAACTGCTGATATTCTGCAAGGATATCTGCCGGCACAGCCAGTATCGAAGTATCCCACTCTTTTAGGCGGATTGAAACCGGAAGGGGAGAAAGGTTTTCAGAGTGAGAGGGAAATTCTGTATCAGGTGCTGTTTGATATGCGTCGGGATGTGACGGAATTGAAGAAGCTGGTACACGATATTATGGCGGAACGGGCAGGGGGGGCTCCCATGACACCTGCCTCTACGACTCCGGTTCATTATATTCCGGAAACCCCGGTCAGCTTGATGCAGACTCCTTCAGTAGTATTGAATCCGGTGACGGAAGTTGGGAAGGTTTCCAATGTAACTTCCGTTGGCAATGTCTCTCCCGTGACCTCTGGTGTGAAAGTCACTTCGGCGGATGTGTCGGATGTGCAGGATACGGAAGAATACGTAGAAGAAAATCTGTCGCTGGATGAAGTAGAGAAGGAGATGATTCGCAAGGCGCTGGAACGCCATCATGGAAAACGGAAAAATGCCGCCAATGACTTGAAAATATCAGAACGTACACTTTATAGAAAAATAAAAGAATATGGGCTTGAATAA